The following proteins come from a genomic window of Lolium rigidum isolate FL_2022 chromosome 5, APGP_CSIRO_Lrig_0.1, whole genome shotgun sequence:
- the LOC124655405 gene encoding probable protein S-acyltransferase 4, producing MMMVPSMPPEVEPSSASSSRPKRLYQDWKGNNVFLCGGRLILGPDAASLLLSTFLVAGPAIVFCYQMQSKFFRSNGQPHMHRAALLIVIITTLVDLFFLFMTSARDPGIVPRNTRAPPPEADERNLPTTPSMEWSMGGTPRMRFRRTKDVIVNGFTVKLKFCETCLRYRPPRSSHCSICNNCVQKFDHHCPWVGQCIGLRNYRFFFMFIATSTFLCMSVLIFSWLNVYGEREDNGGSIWRALRKEVYSFVLIIYTSIVVWFVGGLTVLHLYLISTNQTTYENFRYNYDKQDNPYRRSIAENFAEVFFTKIPPPMNDFRSQVGEGALEAGFYTPYIGLDVTSAREKIDIETREKEVLVGGIQIPTVLQNIDYGSFEDGSHDKSKNDGNRTVSSSPAWAQKGSEGAGTSVAAMEACKEETSEDDAKEISSANTSPARTSTQGNAISDDETVQRDTKENNSQIEVESSQPVKDMS from the exons atgatgatGGTGCCGTCGATGCCGCCGGAGGTTGAgccgtcgtcggcgtcgtcgtcccgGCCCAAGCGGCTCTACCAGGACTGGAAGGGGAACAAC GTATTCCTGTGTGGCGGAAGGCTTATACTCGGGCCGGACGCAGCCTCCCTGCTGCTGTCGACGTTCCTCGTCGCTGGCCCGGCCATCGTCTTCTGCTACCAGATGCAGTCCAAGTTCTTTCGCTCTAACGGGCAACCACACATGCACCGGGCTGCGCTGCTGATTGTGATCATCACAACATTAGTG GACCTGTTCTTCCTGTTCATGACATCGGCCAGAGATCCGGGAATAGTGCCACGAAACACAAGAGCTCCGCCGCCCGAAGCTGATGAACGAAACCTCCCTACCACGCCATCAATGGAGTGGAGTATGGGGGGCACCCCGCGGATGAGGTTTCGTCGGACCAAGGACGTCATCGTGAATGGCTTCACAGTGAAGCTCAAGTTTTGCGAGACCTGCCTCAGGTACCGCCCGCCACGATCCTCACACTGCTCCATCTGCAACAACTGCGTCCAGAAGTTTGATCACCACTGCCCGTGGGTTGGCCAGTGCATTGGACTC AGGAACTACCGCTTTTTCTTCATGTTCATAGCCACATCAACGTTCCTGTGCATGTCCGTCTTAATCTTTTCATGGCTGAATGTCTATGGCGAAAGGGAAGACAACGGTGGCTCTATCTGGAGGGCCTTGCGCAAGGAAGTGTACTCTTTTGTGTTGATCATCTATACTTCCATTGTTGTATGGTTCGTTGGTGGCCTAACAGTATTGCACCTATATCTGATTAGTACTAATCAG ACAACATACGAAAACTTCAGATACAATTATGACAAACAGGACAATCCTTACCGGAGGAGCATCGCAGAAAACTTTGCTGAAGTGTTCTTCACCAAGATCCCTCCTCCAATGAATGACTTCCGTTCACAGGTAGGTGAGGGTGCTTTGGAAGCTGGGTTCTACACTCCATACATTGGGTTGGATGTGACTAGCGCAAGGGAGAAGATTGATATAGAGACGCGAGAGAAGGAAGTACTCGTAGGGGGGATTCAGATTCCAACAGTACTGCAGAATATAGACTACGGCTCCTTTGAAGATGGTTCACATGACAAGAGCAAGAATGATGGCAACAGAACAGTTTCTTCTTCTCCAGCTTGGGCACAAAAAGGAAGTGAAGGTGCTGGAACATCAGTAGCAGCTATGGAAGCATGTAAGGAAGAAACAAGCGAGGACGATGCTAAGGAAATTAGTAGTGCAAATACAAGTCCCGCACGAACATCCACACAAGGTAATGCAATATCTGATGATGAGACAGTTCAGCGCGATACTAAGGAGAATAACTCTCAGATAGAAGTTGAATCTTCCCAGCCCGTGAAGGACATGAGCTGA
- the LOC124655406 gene encoding uncharacterized protein LOC124655406, with amino-acid sequence MAAAPAVYRRVMKAVQKHVGGGADKKHFREFVAAEFRSPVGTEAEARAGLRLAEDYAYHITSIQHQKELLFSYNIAVDRSEEMKKTLNKSAASVGLQLPDVYQP; translated from the exons ATGGCGGCCGCCCCAGCCGTGTACCGGCGGGTGATGAAGGCGGTGCAGAAGCACGTCGGCGGTGGCGCCGATAAGAAGCACTTCCGCGAGTTCGTGGCCGCCGAGTTCCGCAGCCCCGTCGGCACGGAGGCCGAGGCCAGagcggggctgcggctggccgaggacTACGCGTACCATATCACCAGCATCCAACACCAGAAG GAGTTGCTATTCTCATATAATATAGCTGTGGACCGATCTGAGGAAATGAAGAAGACATTGAACAAATCTGCTGCCAGTGTAGGCCTTCAGCTTCCAGATGTCTACCAGCCATGA
- the LOC124652515 gene encoding uncharacterized protein LOC124652515 — MSSTPPPRDLQRHDPAAPPTRDLAGLALAAERSRRPRPRHAAHAASPSGQSPDHRSSSSTSTCKDFLRKFVDNELLTASLEDWFTGNTQDSGFQKPSFDVPFDLTELQSFDYALEGVTFQQLVRMPNALHASTSDAFEATAHLALEDFLHAGIKGLWEAFWGPEEAMPFSVACIHSTSSRFYPAEKAIGSGKLDGVCATAVLLKNSKHSQGRWDHIVVLTLLRPDVGMVSAQSDQHPSPAVLGEALFFALRVLLSRSLSRSSTVLRNSDSVYVLLVDSQFGGVVNVQGDLNRLSFDTNNVYECAADWIKKDARITVSSVDRVWNKLGNANWGDVGTLQVLLAVFRSMIQFCGEPKYSLDELATEHSSRLQSRRSERHLVDRQSNGNGVYRYQQRSHSPEIVEVQEEGTVDVKPDEILKLEIGSIVLMEVSNCQKGFQINDIRTESEPPIYGAIPVEEPTKSYLLYVGSSPSHLEPAWENMNSWYQVQRQTKVLTLMKQRDISSRYIPQMVASGRVVHPGPCNKPNSSGSCGHPLCGTPILVTSPVGETISNLIRNGLFGVEDALRCCHDCLSALAAASSAGIRHGDIRPENVIRVSNGSRSPHFVLIGWGHAILEDKDRPSMNLFFSSTFALQEGKLCAASDAESLIYLLYFSCGGVCPELDSVEGALQWRETSWSRRVIQQKLGDVAAVLKAFADYVDSLCGTPYPMDYEIWLRRFRRTINEDHGKEVDTSS; from the exons atgTCATCGACCCCGCCGCCGCGAGATCTCCAGCGCCACGACCCCGCCGCCCCGCCCACGCGAGATCTCGCCGGCCTCGCCCTCGCCGCCGAAAGATCTCGCCGGCCACGCCCTCGCCATGCCGCTCACGCGGCGTCGCCCTCAG GCCAGTCGCCGGACCACCGCAGCTCATCATCCACATCCACCTGCAAGGACTTCCTGCGCAAGTTCGTGGACAACGAGCTGCTGACAGCGAGCCTGGAGGACTGGTTCACCGGGAACACCCAAGACAGCGGGTTCCAGAAACCATCCTTCGACGTCCCCTTCGACCTCACCGAGCTGCAGAGCTTCGACTACGCGCTGGAGGGCGTCACCTTCCAGCAGCTGGTCAGGATGCCGAACGCGCTGCACGCGTCCACATCCGACGCGTTCGAGGCCACCGCGCACCTCGCGCTGGAGGACTTCCTGCACGCGGGCATCAAGGGGCTGTGGGAGGCCTTCTGGGGCCCCGAGGAGGCCATGCCCTTCTCCGTCGCCTGCATACACAGCACCAGCTCCAGGTTCTACCCCGCCGAGAAGGCCATCGGCAGCGGGAAGCTCGACGGCGTCTGCGCCACGGCCGTGCTGCTCAAGAACTCCAAGCACTCGCAGGGGAGGTGGGACCACATCGTCGTGCTGACTCTGCTGAGGCCTGATGTTGGGATGGTCTCGGCGCAGAGCGACCAGCACCCGTCGCCTGCTGTCCTGGGGGAGGCGCTGTTCTTCGCGCTCCGCGTGTTGCTCTCTCGCAGCCTCAGCAGGTCCTCCACCGTCCTCCGGAATTCGGACTCTGTTTACGTGCTGCTGGTGGATTCGCAGTTTGGAGGGGTGGTAAATGTCCAGGGGGATCTCAACAGGCTGAGTTTTGATACCAACAATGTTTATGAGTGTGCCGCTGATTGGATAAAAAAGGATGCCAGGATTACGGTTTCTTCCGTGGATCGAGTATGGAATAAACTTGGGAATGCCAACTGGGGAGATGTTGGGACCCTTCAAGTCCTCCTTGCGGTTTTCCGCTCGATGATCCAGTTCTGTGGAGAACCAAAGTATTCTCTTGATGAACTAGCCACGGAGCACAGTTCCCGGCTGCAGAGTCGAAGATCAGAGAGACACTTGGTTGACAGGCAATCTAATGGAAATGGTGTGTATCGGTACCAGCAACGAAGTCATTCTCCTGAAATTGTTGAAGTACAGGAGGAAGGCACTGTTGATGTAAAACCTGATGAAATCTTGAAGCTTGAGATAGGGTCCATTGTTTTGATGGAGGTCTCTAACTGCCAGAAGGGTTTTCAAATCAACGATATCCGAACAGAAAGCGAGCCTCCTATTTATGGTGCTATTCCTGTGGAAGAGCCTACCAAATCCTATTTGCTGTATGTAGGTTCCAGTCCTTCTCATCTAGAGCCAGCATGGGAGAATATGAATTCCTGGTACCAGGTTCAGAGGCAGACCAAAGTGCTGACTTTGATGAAGCAAAGAGACATTTCTAGCAGATACATACCGCAGATGGTAGCTTCTGGACGTGTGGTCCATCCAGGCCCTTGTAACAAGCCAAACTCCAGCGGGAGTTGTGGTCATCCGTTGTGCGGTACTCCAATCCTTGTCACCTCACCAGTTggtgaaaccatttcaaatctgATACGGAACGGATTGTTTGGTGTTGAGGACGCTCTCAGATGTTGCCATGACTGTTTGTCTGCTCttgctgctgcatcatctgcaGGAATCCGTCACGGTGACATCCGGCCAGAGAATGTGATCCGTGTCAGCAATGGCTCAAGGAGTCCACATTTCGTACTTATTGGATGGGGTCATGCTATCCTGGAAGATAAGGATCGGCCTTCAAtgaatctattcttctcatctacaTTTGCGCTCCAGGAAGGCAAGCTTTGTGCAGCATCTGATGCCGAAAGTTTGATTTATCTCTTATATTTCTCGTGTGGGGGAGTCTGCCCAGAGCTTGACTCGGTTGAAGGTGCACTTCAGTGGAGGGAGACATCATGGTCAAGGAGAGTTATACAACAGAAGTTGGGTGATGTCGCAGCGGTGTTGAAAGCATTCGCGGATTATGTTGACAGCCTCTGCGGGACCCCATACCCAATGGACTATGAGATATGGTTACGAAGGTTCCGAAGAACAATCAATGAAGATCATGGGAAGGAGGTTGATACATCAAGTTAG